The Chrysemys picta bellii isolate R12L10 chromosome 5, ASM1138683v2, whole genome shotgun sequence DNA segment ttaaaatgtgtaattttcttggtatttggttttaaatattctcttgtgagaactgcaactcaatcactgtgtttaagagccttctggaaagtaactagcctttaaacaAAGGtgaaagcagtgttgccaactcctcATGATTTTGTGATGAGTCTcttgataattattgttttccttaaagccccagctcctggaatcaagaGGAAATGTGatatttcagccttcattcttaaagaaaaagtaacttTCTAGCCCTTTTGGCTGtgaagaaagcttcaaaatgtgacctcaGTGCACCCCAAAGTCTcaaaaagaacaccaaatataTTCTTTTTACataaactcatgatttttaagccaatcttctAATGCTTGGtgagtctgactcatgattttgaacatttggggttggcaatactgtgaaagtgacttgaaagtttcattcctgtttaaagtcagtttctagtctattatttaTAGTATGGTAACGCCCCTAGGGCCCCAAGCAGGTGTGGTATAAATTCACAGGGCCTTGCCCTAGTAGGATGTTTCCAAAAGCTAAATGATCTATTCCTTGGTGAACTGTAAAAAGTAAGTAGCCTAAATGATGGAAAGcaatctagatttttctacagtTGTTTCAATTGTTGTGTTCAAGAGTCAGTAACAAAGaatatacattacaattttaaacctaaccagtgtcccctAAATGACTTGACAAAAGATGTCAGAACATgctagtattagagctgagtgggtctaatatttctttctttctttatataggatttggatacagtgctcctgtcagctaatttctaagttattatctgcaaaaaaacTAAAGTTTTCAGGAGCCTAATTGGCCTCTGGAATCACTGTTaaagtccctcctcccccttaccaaaatctgaaatggcgcccCTGGGATTTAGTAATAGATTTTGCAGTGAAATGCAGCAGGTCAGGTTGTTGGAGAAGATGGAATTCAAACCTCTCTTCCTACAAATGTAAAGTTATCTCCATCCTTGTGCATaaggggaaaaggaagaggagattCATTCTCTCTCTGGTATGAGAGTCTTCATTGCTTGGTAACCAAATTCGCCTACCATGCCTCCTCTAACGCCAAAATCCCTAACAGTCCCCTATTCTGCTGTCAGACCTCcaacttctcttttcttttccccagcAAATTCTACAATGCACACActcattttcagtttgaaataaaATATCTGGGCAGTATAAAATCTCTTAAATTTGATACAAAAATGATCAATCTGAGGAATATTGATTTGGATGTGTGTTGGAGCACAATAGCTCTTCACTGTGCCCTATCTAGCATAAAAAATGTGGGCCATGACCCAGGATTGtaagaagtgactagtgatttttggattCCCAACTTGAATCACCATGACGGGGTCTCATTTCCAAGTCTGTATGCTCAGCacttattgaaaatcaggcctcttcaTGATGACTCAAGCTGGGCATCCGAAAAAAACGAAGCATCCAAAATCTTGCACTTGCCTATACTCTGTGTGGCAGGATCACTTCAATGTAGAGTTATGTCTGAATGAAATGAATTGATACTCATGAGAGATGGGAGATTTAAGCAGAATAATAACTTTCACCCATAGCTTTCTAGATAGATGGGTGACGAGTATGTTTATGTACATTCATTTTCTCTGCCCCTCTCTTATGTGTATCTAAGTTGACTGGAGTTTATAGTTAATGTTGCTCACTGAAGTGTGAAAAGGACAACACGGAATTAATTTCTATTAGAGGTCACTCTTTCACCTCAAGCATAGCTGCTAAGTTTCATGTAATATAATGTGTGGCATTTCTAACTAGTACGAACAAGTTGCTGATTTCTTCCTCAGAGTCCCTTGAGCAGTGGAAGCAGGTATGCGTGTGGATGGCCCAGTCAGGAGCCTgtctcctgcacccctcctcgtTGATGGAGAAGGTTTGGAAGAGAATGGCAGCTGTAAAGAGCCATggtgttgggtgggggggagtggtagGGGATAGGGATAGGATTGATCAAGAAGCCTAGGACAGACAAAGGTTGGCTTTGTTGGAGATGGGGTAGGAACGTATGTGGGTAGTTTGGGAGGAGTTAGGAGAGCCTGGAGCAGCCTGGTTGTGGGATGGCTGCCCCATCCCATCAACATATAGCCAGGGAAGCAATGAGAGTGGAAGAAAAAAGGCAGCATAGCTGCCTGCAATTTCTGCACCatgtactcctgagggaattcggtaccaaaaataaaaattatgcgcacagtattttaaaattctgcaaaactctgcaaattttatttgtcgaTAAAtatggctccagcatggcagtggggagcacaggccactggctgtatTGAGATGGGTGATGACCCTGAAACCCCCACCTACTTTAGTACAGGGACTCGGCAGTAagactgcacccaaccctgacacaattCAAGGGCAGGGCCTGCCCCacaaacaccctggggccctgcccctctgcaccaggcgCACCAGGCATGGGTGGGTGGGCTCAGCACAGCAGGATCCAAgagtggaggggcttagtgtcgGGGGATCCATATGTGGGGCACtatgggtgcaggcagctcagtttTAGATCTGGATACACAGGAGCTCATTCGGGGGTtccgggtgcaggggcaatgggactgtTCAGGGGATACAGGTGACCGTGATTGGGGCTTAtgctgggggtctgggtgtggggagatgggggaaggggaggtctgggtgctgggggagtgggacttAATGGAgcgggggtccaggtgcaggtggttggggctcagtggggtgggggtctggatgtggggggctCATTTGGGGAGTTCAGATATAGGGGGGTAgagcttgtcagggtgagggtttgatgggcctgcttaatgggggagccacagctgctgccaaggggacgCTGCATGCCGGGCTCCCGTTTCCCTCTGCAATTCCCCTATCCCCCTTTCTTCCCATCTCACctcccttctccttttcttctccatctcaTCCCCCTGCCTTCTCCCTTCACTTCCACATTCCTCTCCCGCTACCTtattccacccccttccttccccactgcctcttccctcatttcccctgcccctgcttatCCAGCCCTACCGCGATCACTCACTcttgcacagaaaacaggaaggctcccagcacacagaagggactCATGACTGGCACTAGGACTCAGGAGGCAGCATTCAGCTGCAGAGTCAACGGAGCCCGGAAGCAGCCTCtttcagctgggcagctctgcacttGCAGAAATGAGGGGGGAGCAGTGACACGTAATCTCGTGTGCCCCCCATGCCTCGTCTGCATGGGGGGGACAATCCCCCCCAAGAATTGCGCCCATGGTTGTCCCCCCGCCACGCGGTTTCCATTTGCTTCCCTGCCATTTTCTGCTGAGAGGCACAGGAATTCTGCggaggtgtgtgtgttttctgcaGGCGCACAGTCCCACAGAGTTTCCCCAGGAGTAACCATGGCAGGCCCTGGGGATGGAAGGAGCGAACTTCATGGGAATATCCATTGTCTTCCTGCTTGCATGAGAATCCAGCGGGGGTGATGGTAGATGCAACATGTCTCTGAAATGTGTGATTATCAGGCAGATGCATGAAAACAAGTGAGGGTTAGAATGAAATCAAGTCTAgtcttggtttattttttttaaatgtagatcaTATTTGACTCTCTTtaactcttctcttctctccagtTGTAAGAAAAAGTCCACATACCCCCAATAACTCACCTGACTAGGAAAAGTGAGTTTTGTTACCATCAAGCAACTCACAATGAGTTTTATGCAAAGTGCATATACTATTTCAGGTCACATGATCTGATTTCCGGTCCTATCTGAGATGTAAAGTAGCTAGCTTTTTAAGGGAGAAGACCTGATAGAGAGCAACATATCTGTGCCAACAGGGTTGCCACTAATAGTGAGGTTACTCTTTCAGTGGCTTTTAACAAATATTGTAAAAACAGTTTTCCTTTGATAGAGGATTGTTATTTCCAGTGGGGAAGATGGGTACAATGCTCCACAGAACATGTTTATAAATAGTATCAGCTGTATCAATTCTATTTTCCAGAGAAGACTCACCAGTGTCGCTAAAGATTTTACTATTACCTATGTCAGCTGATAAGCAGGTTACTCAAAAATTTTACATCAGGTTTTGAAAATAATGCCTTGGCTTTGTTCTTAGATGATTTCCAGACCTTCATGATAACGATTTCCAGACCTGCAGTAGAATGCTACGTAAAATTAATCAGAAACCTGTAGTTACCGTGTGAATGACGTATGCATGGAAAGACTGCATGTTGTGGCTGATGTTTTGCTGAGGGACATATGCAGCATCATTCCATTGCCCAAATTGGATAGATTGTTTTTTACTgttttaaattcataactgtACAGCTATTGCTCCAGTTCATGCAATGACACTGTTTGATGACTATGTAGTAGTACAATGCAGAATCAATTTTAATATGCTAGTGTTATCTAAAAAGGCGATCTAAATACATGCTGGTTATAAACATGGATAAACAATAACAACATAGTCAAAAAATGATGGTCATACTGGAAGTGGACTTACATTTTAGGCATAgcatattacaaataaaataaacaggtTGTACCAAACTTTGAGCCTGTCCTGGTCTCATGTAttctggtgcaaatcaggagaaATATCACTGAAGTCATTGAAGTTACAGTGGTACAAAACTGATATAAATGAATGGACAATTAGGTCAACTAGGGGTGACTAAATCAAAGCTCAAAATAAGAGAAGCATAGTTTTTTGCTTAATACAAATGTAATCTCATGCAGCACAGTTCATGACTTCAGATACCATATTGAGGCATTGGGATACATTGGTATACAAATCCATATGGATGACCTGTCTAATTCACACCTGATTTagtaagggcttggctacacttgcgagttacagcgcaataaaggagccccaggCACTCTAGCTCACTACCCATCCATACTGGCAAGttacgtagagcgctctgactctgcagctacagcgctgctggtacttcacctcggcgagtggaataacatttgctgtggcctggtctacactaggcgtttatgtcgaagttagtgCCATtacatcaaattaaccctgcacccgtccacactgcgatgctatttagttcgacatagaggtctctttaattcgacttctgtactcctccccgacgaggggagtagcgctaaattcgacatggccatgtcgaattaggctaggtgtggatggaaatcgacgctaatagctccgggagctatcccacagtgcaccactctgttgacgctctggacagcagtgcgagctcggatgctctgaccagccacacaggaaaagccccgggaaaatttgaatttgaattccttttcctgtctggccagtttgaatctcatttcctgtctggacatcgtggcaagcacagcagcactggcaacgatgcagagctctccagcagtgatggccgtgcagtctgtgaatagaaagagggccccagcatggactgatcgggaaatcttggatctcatcgctgtgtggggcgatgagtccgtgctttccgagctgcgatccaaaagacggaatgcaaagatctacgagaagatctctaaagacatgtcagagagaggatacagccgggatgcaacgcagtgccgcgtgaaaatcaaggagctgagacaaggctatcagaagaccaaagaggcaaacggacgctccggatcccatccccagacatcccgtttctacgaggcactgcattccatcctcggtgcggccgccaccactaccccaccagtgaccgtggactctgaggatgggatagtgtccacggccggttcctcggacatgttaggggacggggaagatgaggaaggagatgaggagggcgaggcagtcggcagcgctcacaacgctgatttccccgacagccaggatctcttcatcacccttacagagatcccctatgaagcgtccccagccgttaccccggacacagaatctggggaaggatcagccagtaagtgttgtaaacatctaaacatttatttttaacagaacagtaatattaacaattaaaagaatgggttgttcatgattactgtgccctaggcgcttaacggtttagtcatgggcagtgcaagttttaaaaaaaaatctagcaatgtccggttttccgtgattgtcctgcacaagccgctctactgtttattccctgctactgcagctacagtaaaatgcggtctatatgtccggggatagagcagtaatcctcctgggacatctcgatgaagctctcctggaggtaattggaaagccgttgcatgaggttcctggggagagcggccttattgggtcctccgaagtacgacacgttgccgcgccacgagactatcaagtactcaggaatcattgctctgcacagcagggcggcatacggccctggtctttggaggctttcccggagcattctctctctctcgctctcagagatcctcatcagggtgatgtcgcccatggtgacctgctttgaattaggtaggggaatgttagtgttgggactgcttgcccgttcctttacagaactgtaaccgctggtttgcagccaggcggtggaggcgggagaggggcagccgaaagggatcgttcccggggacagccgcgagggggtgggacggggcagagttcCCACTTGCccgattgctggcagcagggactgacattgctttaaatgtgaaatgaggccagtggtaatataaaagttttaaagtgccacaagtctacggcttaccatgtctgcctgcaacagaaattccgttgtgctgccccgcttctcaaatgtgctgtgcaagaccccaggcactgaatgcgaaggccgagaattcgaccttgtgctgagtgcgcatgtgataggtgctgtgcatggtcttgttcacagagaaagactatgttctttgttcacaactacatttatctttctgaggaattcactccctttttcccatttccatagccccatctgcgactgtctcacaacctagcctggcatcacactcccagaggctagcgcggattaggcgtaggaagaagaggacacgggaggacatgttctctgagcttatggcctgttcccaagcccaggcagcacagcagacccagtggtgggagaacttgacccgaatgcaccaagcaaacatggatcgggaggagaggtggcggcaggaagaccagcaggcgactcaaacgctgcttggactactgaggaagcaaacagacacgctccggcgccttgtggatgttctgcaggaacggaggcaggaggacagagccccgctgcagtccatctctaaccgccctcccccgccaccaagtcccatacccacctcacccaaagtgcaaagaaggagaggcggcagagtccctgctaactctcactccacccctgcagagagctctagtagcagaaggctctcattccccaaaatttgaaaagttctttccttcccgcctgacacaagcccccgtccaagtttcacctcccagttccatgtgtagttgataataaaaatacgtttctgttaactactgtttcaatcatgttcttttggaggaggaggggaaagggggttggtaattggacaggacagtcacctttggcagggtacataggcgggggcaggcacagcagcagggcacatacacagtgcagtgatgcagtgactagttaccctggttagtctgggaggttgttttcatgttatgtggtggggggtgggttgctctgtgactttgtggcgggggagggcagttacagatcttaagcggcggtccttatgcaggatcacagagccacacagcaggggatctgtaaccgtcctccccctgccacaaagtcacatagaccccccatacacacagtcccgatcaggaggggtgacaggctccgttgaaacaaccatcccaccgcagcggagcctgtcaatccttgagtttagaagctgcattcgcgtcactacactacacccgctccgcaccacagtctgcgtcccagttttaaaaaattcccgcgaaaacagtattaaagaaaacggtgtgcattaacaaagtagaactatttttatttcgaaacgtgtgttggaagggggatgaagggggtatgtaactggataggatagtcaacattaactgggtaaagaaacgggggcaggttcagcttctctgtacacaaactttaaagtcacaggttaccctgctcactcaggaactttgctttcaaagcctcccggatgcacagcgcttcccgctggtctcttctaatcgcccggctgtctggctgtgcgtaatcagcagccaggctattttcctcaacctcccaccccgccataaaggtctcccccttgctctcacagagattgtggagcacacagcaagctgctataacaatggggatattggtttcgctgagatcacagcgagtcagtaagcttctccatctccccttgagacggccaaaagcacactcctccaccattctgcacttgctcagccggtagttgaagagttctttttcagtgtccagggcgccagtatagggcttcatgagccagggcattagcgggtaggctgggtccccgaggatgactataggcatctccacatccccaacagttattttgtggtccgggaagtaaataccttgttgcagccgtctaaacagaccagagttcctgaaaacacgagcgtcatgaaccttgcccggccatcccacgtagatgttggtaaaacgtcccctgtggtccatcagtgcttgcagcaccatggaaaagtagccctttcggttaatgtactgggtggcctggtggtccggtgccaggatagggatgtgagttccatctatggccccaccgcagtttgggaatcccatcgctgcgaagccatctatgatcgcctccacgtttcccagggtcactacctttggaagcagtacatcaacgattgccttcgctacttgcatcacaacaacccccacggtagatttgcccaccccaaactggttcgcgactgaccggtagctgtctgcgttgcaagcttccagagggctatggccactcgcttctgtacactcagtgcagctcgcaaccaggtgtcactgcgcttcagggcaggggacagcaactcacaaagctccaggaaagttcccttccgcatgcgaaagtttcgcagccactgggattcatcccagacctgcagcactatgcggtcccaccactcagtgcttgtttcccgtgcccagaatcgccgttccacggcatcaacatgacccattgccaccgtgatgtcctcggcgctgggtcccctgctttctgagaggtctgtgctactctcagacttcaggacatcaccgcggtgccgtagcctcctcgcctgacttttctgcatctgcctcagggaaacctgtatgataagctgcgatgCATTGAGagtggccacaactgcagcgatggtcgcagcatgctccatgctcgcagtgctgtggcgtccgcgctgtcactgactggaaaagtgcgcgaactgatttcccgccggcgctttcagggagggagggcgggagtgatggacggatgacgacagtaacccaaaagcaccctcgacacattttgttacccagaaggcattgccggctacacccagaattccaatgggcagaggggactgcggaatctgtgggatagctgaccacagtgcaccgcttcgaatgtcgacgctttcaccgttagtgtggacgcacaaagtcgaattactgtccttagtgtggacacacacgttcgactttgcaatatcgattccaaaaatttgatgcaagtaaaatcgaactactctcgtagtgtagacaaggcctgtgcCTGCTCTGGAGCGCCACGGTACCAGTGtggatgaggtgttgcattactgcgctctgatcggcctccagaaatgtcccataatccccttaagtcaagtggctaCTCTTGTCGTTGTGAATCACTGTAGGAATGTGGATATACCCTTTGAAAGCTTTGTTTCTGACAGCcgggaatgctgtgtgtgtgagagagagagagaggcgggggggagggagaggtctgctgctgtctgaacttacaagacagcatgctgacatgctctcagccccccaaaatccccctctttctctccctccacttacacacaacacactccctgtcacactccacccaaccccactccccatttgaaaagcatgttgccgtcacttgcatgctgggatagccataaggcaccgctcccaatgccgctgcaaatgtggccacgccagtgcacaagcagctgacagtgtggacagactgcagcgctttccctactgcgttctacaaaggcgggtttaactcacaacgctctacatctgcaagtgtagccatgccctaaaatacttaagcatgtgccagTACTACTTACAAGCTCAAAATTAGGAATAttcttaagtatcttgctgaattagGGGCTAACAGTTAGATCTTGCTATAGAAAAAAGCCCTAAATCGAGCTTGTTGAAGGCACCCCAGAGAATAAAAGGttgctgaaattaaaatgtttcagtcaGTGTACTAAGCAAGAGTCAGTATCCAGAAAACTTCTCCTGAGCCACTAGTTGTGTTTCTGATATAAAATATGAATCCTTCACTAAGGTATTGTCATtgttgtcttttaaaaataaataaataaataaaaatatgccCACAAAAACCTCCACTTACAAATCAAGGGCACAGCCCTAAGACAAAAGGACAGTCATCTAAACATGATCAATGTAGAGAGAAGATTTGTGAACATCTGTTGAATTCTATATCTCATCTGTACTCAGCTGTAAATCATTTAACAGCACCTGTGCTTTAATGTCTGAGGAAAGCTGGCAACACAGAGGGAAAGATTCCTTGATGTGCAGTAAGCGGATAAGTTTAAAAGCTAATGCCCCCTGTGcatccccacctcccccatcctTTTAAAGATGTTTTGGAACTCTTTCAGTCATCATGAGACAGCTCTCCTTTAACTGAATAGTGTTTTAGAAACAAATCTGATGCTTTGACAGCACTAAGTAGGATGTGAAACCaactattttattaataaaatagaacCTAATTTTATAATCACTCTTTTATCCACTGGGTTCTTTTTAACTCTGGTAAACAAAGGAAGTACAAGGACTCAGTACAGTATACACAAAGGGtcaaattttgctttcagttaaatAGCTTCAACCTTACTTGAAGTTAATGAGGTGGTacctgtgtaactgagagcagaatatggcACAGTCTGTATATGTTATTGGGAAAACTTTCTCTTCTGTACTTCTCTAGTACTCAATATGTTTCTGCCTCATATCAACCATCTGTGTTAAAGCTGCACAGTCTTTATGCACGCAGCCCCTTTTCCCAGCAACATACATTTCCCCTCTCAAGTTGGCTGCCAGTATCATAAATGCTGTTGATCATGAATTAAGCTTTGACACATCTGCCAAGAAGGTAGGCTTCCACTGAGTATGTAAATTAATGATTTTGTAATTAATACCTTAAAATGAAAGCTCATTTTACAGTTTGTCTTAGACACTTATCAATAAgtcgttttgtttgtttgtcatttctatattattattattttattaccacAAGCCTGGACAAAAGATTGTCTATTCTCAAACCTCTGGACAAAGGAAGAGCTCTTACTCATTGACTAAAGGTTATTTTTACTACTAAAATAATGTGATGTGTTCTGACTTCCCCTTGCAAGTTTTTAAGTTAGTTCTTTGAGCTATTTAGCATGTAATAATTTGGAAACTAAAGGATACATTTTAAATTTACAACTCCAGAAAACAGCTTCACCACCTGGATGGAAGAACAGAGTCTCTAATAGGCCTTTGTAAAAAAGGAAGGGGAATAATTGAATTTGCAAAGTGTAAGAAAAGGGCAGAAACTCTCTTAATGACAGTGTCCTCTTGTCCTCCAATTTGAAGTTGTCCTTCAAATTGACAAAGGCCCATTGATAGT contains these protein-coding regions:
- the LOC135983589 gene encoding uncharacterized protein LOC135983589 gives rise to the protein MQSSPAVMAVQSVNRKRAPAWTDREILDLIAVWGDESVLSELRSKRRNAKIYEKISKDMSERGYSRDATQCRVKIKELRQGYQKTKEANGRSGSHPQTSRFYEALHSILGAAATTTPPVTVDSEDGIVSTAGSSDMLGDGEDEEGDEEGEAVGSAHNADFPDSQDLFITLTEIPYEASPAVTPDTESGEGSATPSATVSQPSLASHSQRLARIRRRKKRTREDMFSELMACSQAQAAQQTQWWENLTRMHQANMDREERWRQEDQQATQTLLGLLRKQTDTLRRLVDVLQERRQEDRAPLQSISNRPPPPPSPIPTSPKVQRRRGGRVPANSHSTPAESSSSRRLSFPKI